TGGATGAAAAATGAAATTGAAAAAAtaagaaaatataaatatttttgataataatagtagtaatagtagtaataaaataatggtggtagtaataataataataataatagtaataataataataaaatgatagtgatAAATTTTTTTTGTGTTAATGTGAAAAGAATATATAGTTTTTTGTGTTTAATATGTAAAAAATGAAGAGTTTTGTGATAAATTTTAAGAGTTTAAAAGTTTTGTGTTTGTTTTGAAAGAGGTAAAAGTTTTGTAGTTGGTGTTGAAGAAGTGAAAAGTCTACTATTCATTTGGAGTagctcaaatagatatataaagtaatttattacttaatttatttttatttatcttttaaTTACAAAATTAGTGGTCCATAATGTTTGGTACAAATTACAAGGAGTGACCTTGTTGTTTTACCTAGTTGCCTCCAATGTTTAGTTTGTTACGTAATTGGTACCTGACAATAATGAACGTTAGTCAAGGTTCGTTAAGTGAGGTCACATGCTCCTCACATGAGGGTATTTACGTTCTTTTAAACTTTTTTTCCTTATCCTGACCTCTAGATTTGAACATCAACTCATTTTTGTCATCTTCATCCTAATCCTAGTCCTAATCGTATGATATTGTTATGATTATGTTAATTAATGGTGGAAATATTAAGAAACTGCAAGATGTGGGAATGTATTGACTCTAGGAAAGAAATGCATGgaagcagtgttgtaaaaaacccgattactcgccgattaatccccgattaatcatttttaagagcaatccgttccgtttttctaaaatccgtttaattaatagGTTAACGTAAATTCATGGGTCAAAATCGAATCtagtaatcaaagtcggtcaaagtcaaaattggtcaacattttaacatgaatttaagctAAAATTATatagtttttgaacaaaatgaacaattttaaacaattatcttaaagtttatgtttatgattttcttctatatttacacatataatttttaaaatttaatatttacattataaagtacaatccgattaaactccgattaatctccgaattaccgattaatcatTTTAAAGTTTCGACCGATTAATTCCCGAATAGCGAATTTGCAACCTTGCATGGAAGTATGGAACGGATCTATAGAGCACCGTATCGAAGGATGGTGTATAAactatttttaaatttaaattaaaaatagTTTAAAAGACTAGCTAAAAATACCAACAAAGAAGTGAGTAAACATTTTAACATATTTATGGTAGACAAATAACGCACGTCTCAGACCTCAAGTCTCAACCTTTTTATTGGTTGATGTACTACCGTTAGTTAACGCTGTTAGTTTCGTCTTCTTTCGTAAACAAATTTATTAGTACAACGTATTAGGCGTCGTTATCGACCTGTCAACTCCACCAAAAAGCTTCAACGACATCTATTCATCATCCCACTCAAAATCCCTTTTATATTTATCAAATCAAATCCCCATATTCGAAATTCATTTTTTAAATCCCTAACCCTAGAATTTCCTCCCAAATTGATtcgttaaattaaattaaaatatgctACTAGTAATTATTATCCATCAATCGTCCGAATCAGTTGACTAAATTTCAATAATCAGTTCAAATCACTGACTCCGGATCTTAAACATGTCTGAAATTGAAGCTGATAATGTGTTTTCATATCTATCCGATGACGTTGTTCTTAACATATTCCTGAAACTCGTTGATGATCCACGTCACTGGTCACGTCTGGCTTGTGTTTGCACTAAATTCTCGTGTTTAATCCGAACTATTTGCTGGAAAAACAAATGTTTTCAATCGATTCCGACTGTCGTCTCCGATCTACTTCCGTCGAACTCCACCGTTACTTCTCCGGTATCTCCTCCCGGCGGCTGGTCGTCGCTGCACAAACTCGCCGTCTGCTGCCCTGGCCTCCTTCACTCCGGCGTACTTCTCGATCTCGGATTGGAACGAGATTTAGGTAATTCTCTATCAGATTTAAATCCTTCGTGTTCTAGTACTGCTGTTGCTGTTAATGTTGCGGTTAATGCTTCTGATTCTTCATGGTCGTTATATGATGATTTGTGTTTAGATACTGTTTATAATGGTGCTACTAAAGCTCAAGATCAACATGATACTTGTGATGAAGAAATGaaaattgataatgatgatgataatgataacgataacgctCGTGTTATTACAACATCTTGCGGTTTTGGTGTTTGTAAGAAGCGAAAGGTTTGTAGGTCGTTAGGGGCACATTTAGCGTCTGAAGGGTGGAATTTTAGCAGGGAGCAAGGAAATAAGTTGTTAGCAAGTAGGTTTAGAGGTGATTGTTTATACATTTGTGATTGGCCTGGTTGTGTGCACACGGAAGAGAAGCGGAATTATATGTTGTTtagaggcgttttcaagaattttaaaaaTTCTAGGGTTTGGAGGACGATTAACGATGGGAATCGAAGTAAGACTGATTTGAATTGTGCGTTTTGTCCAAGTAATGATGTTTGGGATTTGCATTCGGCTTTTTGTTTGAGGCCTGCTTATGGGTTTCATGATGATGGGGAGCCAGTTGTTCGAGCTTATGTTTGTGAGAATGGGCATGTTTCTGGTGCTTGGACTGATTGGCCTTTGTATACGTGAAGAAGTTGTCGTTTTGATTGTGAGCTTTTGTTATTGCTTTATTGAACTTGATTACGGTTTAATAGATTGTTTTGCTGAGTGTTGTAAGGTTGTTTGTTTGGCCTGCTTTATGTATCTGATTGTATTATGGTATAATTCTTCAAACGTtagtagattttttttttttaccagaaGAATTAATAAGAGGTTCGttatagaaaatatatatatttgatatttcTACTGTTTTAGTGAGACGTGTGTTTATAATTTGTTGATTTAATGTATTCATATGGTGAAGATCAATAATAATATGGAAAACGAGATGCAAATTTATATGCATTGATCCTTTATCATCTTGTGTCAATGAAACACTATAGAATTGATGATCAGTGCTCACTTGGGTCTTTACTTGTTTTGACCATATGAGATCATCTTATTGGCTCTATTTATTTGGTGTGAAAGAAATGTGATCACACGTCTAATATACTTGTGTTATTGAAAATAAAAACTGGAACCACAACAATACAAAAATGAAAAATCTATCTTAGTAGGGGTTGATGATCTTTGTTCTTTGTCTTTCTGCAAGGTGATGTTTTCCATTATCTAAGGCGTTATGCAAAAATGTTAGTAGGTGCTCTAAAAATCAATTTGGTGATGTTTTCCATTATCTAAGGCGTTATGCAAAAATGTTAGTAGGTGCTCTAAAAATCATTTTGAGCAGTATCACCAAATTCCAGGAAAAACATTTGAACCCACATTCAATGATCCGTTACAAGATTTAACCCAACGATCTTATAAGGATATATAAGAACTGGAATGTTGTTATGGAATATTTAAGTGACAGTAATGAAGAACAAGAACCGAATTGGGGAAAATAATAAGTTTTTATTATCTCTCTCTAATTACATACAATGTATAATATAATTAGAGGCATGTCCCCTTTTCTCTAACTTTACATCAATTTATAACCAAATGTAAAGAAAGGCAACTCTCTCCATGATACAAGATAATCGGCCACTATCTTAGATCATGGGCATGTTTCTTTTGGTTGTGGAGGCAACTAACAGCAAACATTTGGTAATCATGCTTGACTCTCTCCACATACATAATTCTCGGAGTCGGTTGTGTTATTTTGATCCACCGGATCATTCCTCCCCTTCTCCGGCAAAAGAACTCGACTCCCGTCGAGCCTAAAACTGTAGATGCGGGAAACATTGTGTAGCTATAGTTTCCGATAGCCACTTAGCAAAACTTCGTAGTTGATCATTGAGACCTATGAGATAAGCAAGCCGTTTACCTCACCTCGTGGAACTTGATTTGTGTTCAATAATAATACCTTTTGCCGGTACTTCCTCTTGGTCTGTTAGGAAGTTTTCAACAGTGGGTAATGAGGTATCAATCTCCTCATCAAACGTAGAAGGCTCAGATCGTTTAAGCTTGTCAACATTAACTTCCCCTTTTAAACGAGGTTTAACCGAGTGCAACCATGCCAGATCACCAACTTGGAAATTACATTGTACCCGGTGTTGATCGTGCCATTGTTGGTACTTGGCCCGCGACTTCTTAAAAAATCGTCGAGCCCTTTTATTTTCATGACAACGCTCAACAGCTGGTGCTCTACGAGTCGAATCAGCAAGCGGTTGTATCTTGTGCTTCATGGTTCGGTCAGGAGATACACAAACTGAGGCATCAAACATACCTGAGTATTCTGTTACAAGGCCACGAATTTCATTAGTACCATCACCACAAGTCAGGGTTAGTGTTGATACCTTGGACTCTTCTTTGATATGTCGCAATATTAGTAGCACAAAACTCTTTGAAGAATTAACTAGCCTACTGAAGTTCCCAGCTGCTACCAACTTGATTCCATGTGATAATCTTTGATTTCTAACCACAAATTTCTTGCCATCCTTCTCAAATTGGTACTTTTGCTCCCTCCTGAAATAAATTGCATTTCTTTCCCACAAATATGGGCTACCAAAAATAACTTGGCAGATGTCCAACGGAACCACTTCACATGTCACTTCATCGATATACTGACTAGTTATAGCAAAACGGAACTTACACTGTAACGTGACTCGTGTGTCCATGCCCTTTTGTAGCCAACCTAGGTCGTACGGTTTGGGGTGTGGAGTGGTTGCTAACCCGAGCCGCTTCACAAGGTGGGACGAGATTAAATTCTTTTGGCTTCTCGTGTCAATTATGGCGTCAATTAGCTCATGCTTTACTTGAAGCTTCAACGTGAATAATTCTTCCTTCTTAACGAGTTCATCAGTAGTACCTTGGTTTGTCATTAAAGACAGACTCTTATCTACTTCTTCGACAGCGTCTAGTTCCACAGTCCCACTTGCCATCGTGGTAGCAGCCGTGCGTTTACCTTTATCTTTGCTCCATTTCTTCGGCTTCAACGAAGGGTTGTCCTTCCAACATTTGTCCTTGGTGTGGCCTTCTTTTTGACAATGCTCACAATATCTATCAGCATGTGTAGAAGACATGTTTTTAGACCTCTGTGAATCCTTTTTTGTTGAGTTATCACGAAATCCCTCTCCTTCACTCAAGTCATTAGTGGGGTTAGTGCCCATTTTATTTTTCTGTTCTATAGCTACAGCTATACGACTAGCATTTGAAACACTAGTTATGTTGTGCAACCGCATCTCAGTTCGGATTTGTCGAGATAATCCCGCGACATATTTCGTGAAGGTTTCTTCACTTTCGATTGAGATGCCTAACGAAACAGCTAGCCTCCGAAAATCAGTTGTGTACTCTTGCACCAGTTGTCCATTTTGTTGGCGTAAATTGTGCCATCGTGTCCAACGGTCTTGAGAGTATCCCATAGGATAAAACTCTTTTCGTATCAACTGAGTAAACTCGTGCCATTGTATTTCCCCATTCTCAGTTGTTTTCAAATAAGAGTTCCACCAAGCCAACGCGTGACTAGTGAGTTTTAATCTTGCAAAAGAGACCTTCTCGGTGCTCTTGAAACCATAAAGAGTGAAATAAGTTTCAAGCTGATCGAGCCAGGAGTCCAATTTCTCCGCATCCACGACTCCATCATAGGCTGGAATATCGATTTTTGCCTCAACCTTGAATGGTCGGTTAGCAATTTGGCCCCGTGACCGACTGGTCTCGCTTTCCTCATCGTCATCTGTCTCATATTTCCATTCGCTCTCCTTGTCGATCCTCTCCTTATAGGGTGTTTCTCTCGCCTTCGGCTTTGCCTGGTTTTGAATCCACTCTAGTACAGACTCTAGTTGGGCAGATAGACGCTCTACTTTAACGAAGATTTCGTCTTGATTTGGTGGTGTGCCATCTTTCTCTGCCATGGTCGATGTGGATTGCTCCTTGCTTGTAGGGTTCCGATGTCTATCCAACTCCAACAAGGGTTCTCCCGACACTTTGTAGGCGGCTTTTGTTTGCACCATACACAGGTGTGAACctcgctcttgataccacttgatcCGTTACAAGATTTAACCCAACGATCTTATAAGGATATATAAGAACTGAAATGTTATGGAATATTTAAGTGACAGTAATGAAGAACAAGAACCGAATTGGGGAAAATAATAAGTTTTTATTATCTCTCTCTAATTACATACAATGTATAATATAATTAGAGGCATGTCCCCTTTTCTCTAACTTTACATCAATTTATAACCAAATGTAAAGAAAGGCAACTCTCTCCATGATACAAGATAATCGGCCACTATCTTAGATCGTGGGCATGTTTTTTTTGGTTGTGGAGGCAACTAACAGCAAACATTTGGTAATCATGCTTGACTCTCTCCACATACATAATTCTCGGAGTCGGTTGTGTTATTTTGATCCACCGGATCATTCAAGTACAACATTTAACATACAAATGCAAGCTAATTTGAGATAACTAAAGCATTCTCAACCATGGCTTCCTTATTCAGATTAACACTCTGTCACATCAGTGTCACATCACAATTTCTTTCTAATTACCTT
The window above is part of the Rutidosis leptorrhynchoides isolate AG116_Rl617_1_P2 chromosome 1, CSIRO_AGI_Rlap_v1, whole genome shotgun sequence genome. Proteins encoded here:
- the LOC139875527 gene encoding phytochrome A-associated F-box protein-like, with translation MSEIEADNVFSYLSDDVVLNIFLKLVDDPRHWSRLACVCTKFSCLIRTICWKNKCFQSIPTVVSDLLPSNSTVTSPVSPPGGWSSLHKLAVCCPGLLHSGVLLDLGLERDLDTVYNGATKAQDQHDTCDEEMKIDNDDDNDNDNARVITTSCGFGVCKKRKVCRSLGAHLASEGWNFSREQGNKLLASRFRGDCLYICDWPGCVHTEEKRNYMLFRGVFKNFKNSRVWRTINDGNRSKTDLNCAFCPSNDVWDLHSAFCLRPAYGFHDDGEPVVRAYVCENGHVSGAWTDWPLYT